From the genome of Nakamurella flavida:
CGGGCCCCGAGATCGAGATCGCCGTCTCTGACGGTGATGTCGACGTCGCCGAGCTCACCGCGCTGTACGACGCCGTCGGCTGGACCGCCTACACCCGCGACCCCGCCGGTCTCCTCGCCGCGGTCACGGGATCGTCCCGGGTCGTGCTGGCGCGCCGGGGTGCGGCCCTCGTGGGGTTGGCCCGGGTGATCACCGACGGGGCCAGCATCTGCTACCTGCAGGACCTGCTCGTGCATCCCGACGACCAGCGGACCGGCATCGGCGGTCGGCTGGTCCGGGCCGTCCTCGAGCCCTACGCGCACGTCCGGCAGACCGTCCTGCTCACCGACGACGATCCCGCGGTGGGGATGTTCTACCGCGCACTGGGTTTCGCCGAGACGCGCGAGCACGGCGACGGCACCCTGCGGGCGTTCGTCCGGGTGCTGCCGCCCTCCTGATCCGACACCGTCGGGCGCGGGGGAGAATGGGGTCCGTGACGACACCCGCCCCGCAGAGTCCCGCCGCCGCCCGCCCCACCCGACCGGCCAAGCCGGTCCTGGAGGACGTCCTCGCGCAGCGGTACGCCTCCCCGGAGATGGTGGCGATCTGGGCGCCGGAGAACAAGATCGTCGCCGAGCGACGGCTGTGGCTGGCCGTGCTGCGGGCCCAGGGCCGGGCCGGGCTGACGGTGGACCCGCAGGTGCTGGCCGACTACGAGGCCGTGATCGAGCAGGTCGACCTCGGTTCCATTGCCGCGCGCGAGCGGGTCACCAAGCACGACGTCAAGGCGCGCATCGAGGAGTTCAACGCGCTCGCCGGGCACGAGCAGATCCACAAGGGCATGACCAGCCGGGATCTCACCGAGAACATCGAGCAGATGCAGATCCGGGCCTCGCTCACCCTGCTGCGGGGCCGGTCGCTCGCGGTGCTCGACCGGCTCGCCGCGCGGGCCGCGCAGTACAGGGACACCGTGATGGCCGGCCGGTCGCACAACGTCCCCGCGCAGGCCACCACCCTGGGCAAGCGGTTCGCCTCGGCGGCCGACGAGATGCTGCAGGCCCACCACCGGCTCACCGATCTGCTGGCCCGGTACCCGATGCGGGGCGTCAAGGGTCCGGTCGGCACGGCACAGGACATGGACGACCTGCTCGGTTCCGCCGCGGCCGTGGCCACCCTGGAGGCCGAGGTCGTCGCCGAGCTGGGTGGCGGCACCGTGCTCACCTCCGTCGGTCAGATCTACCCGCGGTCGCTCGACCACGACGTGCTCTCCGCGCTGGTCCAGCTGGCCGCGGCGCCGGCCTCGCTGTCCACCACGCTGCGGCTGATGGCCGGGGCGGAGCTGGCCACCGAGGGCTTCCAGCCCGGGCAGGTCGGCTCGTCGGCCATGCCGCACAAGATGAACGCCCGGTCCTGCGAACGGGTCTGCGGGCTGGCCGTCGTCCTGCGCGGCTACGCCTCGATGGCCGCCGAGATGGCCGGGGCGCAGTGGAACGAGGGTGACGTCTTCTGCTCGGTGATCCGCCGGGTCGCCCTCCCCGACGCGTTCTTCGCCCTCGACGGGTTGATCGAGACGTTCCTGACGATCCTGCGCGACCTCGGTGCCTACCCGGCCGTCATCGCGCGGGAGCTGGAGCGGTACCTGCCGTTCCTGGCCACCACCAAGGTGCTGATGGCCGCGGTGCGCTCCGGGGTGGGCCGGGAGGTGGCGCACGAGGCGATCAAGGAGCACGCGGTCGCGGTGGCCCTGGAGATGCGGGAGCAGGGCCGCACCGACAACGACCTGGTCGACCGGTTGGCGGGCGATGCCCGGCTCCCGCTGGACCGGGACGCCCTCGTCGCGCTGCTGGCCGACCCGCTGTCGTTCACCGGTCTGGCCGGCAGCCAGGTCGACGCGGTGGTCGCGCAGATCTCCGAGCTCACCGCACAGGACCCGGCGGCGGCCGCCTACCGGCCCGGCGCCATCCTCTGACCCGCTCCCGGGACCAGGCTTGCCTTCACGGACCGGGGCAGGTTAGCCTTACCTTGGTTGAGGCCGCCAGGGTCGGATGAGCTCCCGCGGCGGGGACGAGGATCGACTTCTCCGTCCGACACCCGTGACGCCACCGACATCCGGTGCGCGGCTGCGGGCCTCACCGAGGTCGGTGGACGTGCCGCGGCGGGTGCGTCCACCGACCGACCAAGCCCCCGCGCCCGGCCCGGCCGATAGGCTGCCCGCGTGTCGAACCCGGTGCTGTCGGACTACCGTCACCTCTCCTCCGGCAAGGTCCGTGAGCTGTACGAGGTGGACGACGAGCTGCTCCTCATGGTGGCCAGTGACCGGATCAGCGCGTACGACCACGTGCTGGACACCCCCATCCCCGACAAGGGCCGCATCCTCACCGCGATGAGCGTGTTCTGGTTCGAGCTGCTCGCCGGCCTCGTGCCCGGCCACGTGGTGGCCGTCGAGGACCAGCGCATCCCCGCCGAGGTCCGCGGTCGGGCCCTGCTGGTCCGGCGGTTGGACATGGTGCAGGTGGAGTGCGTGGCGCGCGGGTACCTGACCGGATCGGGACTGGCGGACTACCGGCGGACCGGGGCGGTGTGCGGGATCGAGCTGCCGGCCGGGCTGGACGAGGCGTCCTGGCTGCCCGAGCCGATCTTCACCCCGGCCAGCAAGGCCCCCCTGGGCTCCCACGACGAGAACGTCACCTACCAGGCCGTGGTCGACGAGGTCGGTGCCGAGCGCGCCGAACAGCTCCGGGCCCTGACCCTCGCGCTCTACACCCGGGCGGCCGAGCACGCCGCCGGCCGCGGACTGCTGCTGGCCGACACCAAGGTCGAGTTCGGGCTGCGGGGCGACACCCTGGTGCTGGGTGACGAGGTGCTCACCCCGGACTCGTCCCGCTTCTGGCCGGCCGACGGATACGCGCCGGGTCGGGTGCAACCCTCGTTCGACAAGCAGTACGTCCGCGACTGGTTGACCTCCCCGGACTCCGGCTGGGACCGCGCCGCCGACGGCCCGCCGCCGCCCCTGCCCGCGGAGGTGGCCGTGGCCACCCGCGACCGGTACGTGGAGGCCTACGAGCGGATCTCCGGTTCGTCGTTCGCCGACTGGATCGGCTGAGGGGTCAGCGGGCGCGGTGCCGGCGCACTGCGGCGCGGTTGGCGCAGCGCACCGAGCAGTACTGCTGACGCCCGTTGCGGGTGACATCGACGACCACGCTGCGGCAGGGATCGCCGGGGTCCCTCCCGGCCCGGCAGCGGCCCAGCCGGTGCATGCCCCGGGTGACCAGGTGCAGCGCGGTCCCCACGCCGATCACCGCGGCCAGGATGCCGGGCAGGTCCTGACCCTCGTCCCGGTAGTGCAGGTGCCAGCCCTCCCCGTCGTGGTTGGTCATCCGCGGATAGGCCGTCACCGCCGCCATCTGCAGGTTCAGCTCCGCCGCCCGCACGTCCGGGTCGGGTGCGTCGACGACGCGGAGCCAGCTGTCGATCACGGTCCGAGCACCCGGGTGGTCGTACGGGGCCACCGGGAACGGGTTGGTCATCCCGAACTCCCGGGCGCGCCGGACGACACCGTCGCGGTCGCCGGGCCAGTCGTTGGCCAGGGAGGCGGCCAGCAGCACGGCGTACTCCCCGTAAGGGTTGAGATGCACAAGGGCATTACAGCACGGTGGGGGCATGACCGAACCCGACCTCCTGGATCCCCCCGTCTCCGCCCTCCGCCCGACCCCCCACGAACACGCCTGGACGACCGACTCGATCCACCGGGTCGTCGCCGGCTGGGTGCTGTACGTGCGGTGCGGATGCGGCGCCCGTCGGGTCGACACCCGTGCCGCCCCGGACGCCCCGCCCGTCGCCGCCAGCCGGACCGTGCCGGCCCGGTGGGCGCCGTCGACGACCTAGCCGAAGCCCCACACCGGCCGCGCTACCGTGACCGCGTCGGCCATCGGGGCCGGTCGGAGGGAGCGTCGTGGCCGGAGCGACCCCGACGGCCCCCGGGCAGACCGGACGGCTGCGGTCGGCGGCCGGTCAGGCGGGTCGGCAGGTCCACCGGAGCGCGACCTTCCACCGCTTCGTCGCCGTCGGGCTGTGCGCCTACGGCGTCGTCCATCTGACCATCGCGTGGATCGCGGTCCGGGTCGCGTGGATGGGCTACCGCGGGTCGGACACGCAGACCGGCGCGCTCACCGATCTGGCGTCGACCGGCTTCGGCGAGTTCTCCCTCTGGTTCGCCGCGGTCGGGTTGTTCGCCCTGGTCGTCTGGCAGGTCTTCGAGGCGATCTGGCGCCGGCAGACCGGCGAGCGGCCGTGGCGGGCGTGGGCCGGGCGGGCCGGTTCGATCATCAGTGCCGGGTCGTACCTGTACCTCGGCGTCAGCGCCGTCGGTGTCGCCCTGGATGGCCGGGCCCTTCGCTACGGCCGCGTCCGCGAGCACCGCGACCTGCTGACCCCAGCCATGGTCGCCGCGCTGGTCACCGTCATCGGAGTGGTCCTGCTGGTCATCGCCGGTCGGGCCGTCTGGCGGGGCTGGACCCGCGGCTTTCTGGAGGACCTGCGTCCGGGAGTGGGGCGCTGGGTGGTCGTCCTCGG
Proteins encoded in this window:
- the purB gene encoding adenylosuccinate lyase, with product MEDVLAQRYASPEMVAIWAPENKIVAERRLWLAVLRAQGRAGLTVDPQVLADYEAVIEQVDLGSIAARERVTKHDVKARIEEFNALAGHEQIHKGMTSRDLTENIEQMQIRASLTLLRGRSLAVLDRLAARAAQYRDTVMAGRSHNVPAQATTLGKRFASAADEMLQAHHRLTDLLARYPMRGVKGPVGTAQDMDDLLGSAAAVATLEAEVVAELGGGTVLTSVGQIYPRSLDHDVLSALVQLAAAPASLSTTLRLMAGAELATEGFQPGQVGSSAMPHKMNARSCERVCGLAVVLRGYASMAAEMAGAQWNEGDVFCSVIRRVALPDAFFALDGLIETFLTILRDLGAYPAVIARELERYLPFLATTKVLMAAVRSGVGREVAHEAIKEHAVAVALEMREQGRTDNDLVDRLAGDARLPLDRDALVALLADPLSFTGLAGSQVDAVVAQISELTAQDPAAAAYRPGAIL
- a CDS encoding phosphoribosylaminoimidazolesuccinocarboxamide synthase — encoded protein: MSNPVLSDYRHLSSGKVRELYEVDDELLLMVASDRISAYDHVLDTPIPDKGRILTAMSVFWFELLAGLVPGHVVAVEDQRIPAEVRGRALLVRRLDMVQVECVARGYLTGSGLADYRRTGAVCGIELPAGLDEASWLPEPIFTPASKAPLGSHDENVTYQAVVDEVGAERAEQLRALTLALYTRAAEHAAGRGLLLADTKVEFGLRGDTLVLGDEVLTPDSSRFWPADGYAPGRVQPSFDKQYVRDWLTSPDSGWDRAADGPPPPLPAEVAVATRDRYVEAYERISGSSFADWIG
- a CDS encoding CGNR zinc finger domain-containing protein; amino-acid sequence: MHLNPYGEYAVLLAASLANDWPGDRDGVVRRAREFGMTNPFPVAPYDHPGARTVIDSWLRVVDAPDPDVRAAELNLQMAAVTAYPRMTNHDGEGWHLHYRDEGQDLPGILAAVIGVGTALHLVTRGMHRLGRCRAGRDPGDPCRSVVVDVTRNGRQQYCSVRCANRAAVRRHRAR
- a CDS encoding GNAT family N-acetyltransferase gives rise to the protein MRRLKELGLTQSLDVGYLLAPRGRALLGLPAVSTPGPEIEIAVSDGDVDVAELTALYDAVGWTAYTRDPAGLLAAVTGSSRVVLARRGAALVGLARVITDGASICYLQDLLVHPDDQRTGIGGRLVRAVLEPYAHVRQTVLLTDDDPAVGMFYRALGFAETREHGDGTLRAFVRVLPPS
- a CDS encoding DUF1206 domain-containing protein translates to MAGATPTAPGQTGRLRSAAGQAGRQVHRSATFHRFVAVGLCAYGVVHLTIAWIAVRVAWMGYRGSDTQTGALTDLASTGFGEFSLWFAAVGLFALVVWQVFEAIWRRQTGERPWRAWAGRAGSIISAGSYLYLGVSAVGVALDGRALRYGRVREHRDLLTPAMVAALVTVIGVVLLVIAGRAVWRGWTRGFLEDLRPGVGRWVVVLGVAGYIGKGLAFGLIGFLMIVTVVQGHRPHHPGLDAVLRLIDLSPASEALLALKAAAIGAFGVYCFVWAVERRR